In Spiroplasma chinense, a single window of DNA contains:
- a CDS encoding sugar ABC transporter substrate-binding protein produces MKKMLSILSTLTLVSSTVTSVVACGDKKDVIYLILPENPNTQWQNFIDTATNYLKKDDTLNSKYKVRWASSEQRADKELENTRAAVDGGAKAIIIGQNNQNEREAAKYVNENNVPLIGVNIPFSADAADNEKPNFQVIQEYDKGSKTLGDEVVKVLKAGKPDKEKYGLYEMWGTPEMNGVPERHNGFKNAGNWDWIGTSDLPAGFNGEGMVGNWVDNMAYEKTKTQLGSGDALSKVDVVYAHNDGMARAARQAIEDVPGGREALTTTFNDKGEIEKLGILVVGYDYDSISQQMIADWGKNADKDSTYKNLFATMEMSATEMAEKAMAKAVQEIENQNANKGKMTVEPLTIALHMADHKFATKDEE; encoded by the coding sequence ATGAAAAAAATGTTAAGTATATTGTCAACATTGACACTAGTAAGTAGTACTGTTACTTCAGTTGTAGCTTGTGGAGATAAGAAAGATGTTATTTATTTAATTCTTCCAGAAAATCCAAACACTCAATGACAAAATTTTATTGATACAGCAACAAATTATCTAAAAAAAGATGATACTTTAAATTCAAAATATAAAGTTAGATGAGCAAGTTCAGAACAAAGAGCTGATAAAGAATTAGAAAACACAAGAGCTGCGGTTGATGGTGGAGCAAAAGCAATTATTATTGGTCAAAACAATCAAAATGAAAGAGAAGCTGCTAAATATGTTAATGAAAATAATGTTCCTCTGATTGGAGTAAATATTCCGTTTTCTGCAGATGCAGCGGACAATGAAAAACCAAATTTCCAAGTTATTCAAGAATACGATAAAGGTTCAAAAACTCTTGGAGATGAAGTTGTAAAAGTTTTAAAAGCTGGTAAACCTGATAAAGAAAAATACGGATTATATGAAATGTGAGGAACTCCTGAAATGAATGGGGTTCCAGAAAGACATAACGGGTTTAAAAACGCAGGTAACTGAGATTGAATCGGAACTAGTGACCTTCCTGCAGGATTTAATGGAGAAGGAATGGTAGGTAACTGAGTTGATAACATGGCTTATGAAAAAACTAAAACTCAACTTGGATCTGGAGATGCGTTAAGTAAAGTTGATGTAGTTTATGCTCACAATGATGGAATGGCTCGTGCCGCTAGACAAGCAATCGAAGACGTTCCTGGTGGTAGAGAAGCTTTAACTACAACATTCAATGATAAAGGTGAAATTGAAAAATTAGGTATTTTAGTTGTAGGTTATGACTATGATTCAATTAGTCAACAAATGATTGCAGATTGAGGAAAAAACGCAGACAAAGATAGCACTTATAAAAACTTATTTGCAACAATGGAAATGAGTGCAACAGAAATGGCAGAAAAAGCTATGGCAAAAGCAGTACAAGAAATTGAAAACCAAAATGCTAATAAAGGTAAAATGACTGTTGAACCATTAACAATCGCTTTACATATGGCAGATCATAAATTTGCAACAAAAGATGAAGAATAA
- a CDS encoding IS3 family transposase: protein MDENRKYYPVYLMCRIFKITESSYYRWIKRGKKIYKVKFNWTLAKKILKIYRKNMGMYGAPRITIDLFNKYGVRASEKKVWRYMSILSIKSFVRKKRSYSVPKEKKNTKSGIPNIVDRKWGLYGPNELFVTDVSYIPYGNHKFAYLSVIKDAYSGMIVAWHISLKNDLMIWKNTLKKFEKVRPKTQIIMHSDNGFQYTSLFMAEYSKNNNIIQSCSRAGNSLDNAMCETFFSSLKTERLHHIKLNNHYEVYDQIDNYINYYNNYRITIKHRATPTSIWNTYN, encoded by the coding sequence ATCGATGAAAACAGGAAATATTATCCTGTGTATTTGATGTGCAGAATTTTTAAAATTACAGAATCAAGTTATTATAGATGAATAAAACGCGGCAAAAAAATATACAAAGTTAAGTTCAATTGAACACTCGCAAAAAAGATTTTAAAAATTTATAGAAAAAACATGGGAATGTATGGGGCTCCAAGAATTACTATTGATTTATTCAATAAATATGGAGTTAGAGCTTCGGAGAAGAAAGTTTGAAGATATATGTCAATTCTTTCAATAAAATCTTTTGTAAGAAAGAAACGTTCTTACAGTGTTCCTAAAGAAAAGAAAAACACAAAAAGCGGAATACCAAATATAGTTGACAGAAAATGAGGTTTATATGGTCCCAATGAATTATTTGTAACTGATGTGAGTTACATACCATATGGAAATCACAAATTTGCTTATTTAAGTGTCATAAAAGATGCTTATAGCGGAATGATTGTTGCATGACACATTTCACTAAAAAATGACCTTATGATTTGAAAAAATACATTAAAAAAATTTGAAAAGGTTAGACCTAAAACTCAAATTATTATGCATTCTGATAATGGGTTTCAATACACATCATTATTTATGGCTGAATATTCAAAAAATAACAACATCATACAATCATGCTCTAGAGCAGGAAACTCTTTAGATAACGCTATGTGTGAAACGTTCTTTTCTTCTTTGAAAACAGAAAGACTTCACCATATTAAATTAAATAATCATTATGAAGTTTATGATCAAATAGATAATTATATTAATTATTATAATAATTATAGAATAACAATTAAACACAGAGCTACTCCAACTTCAATTTGGAATACATATAATTAA
- a CDS encoding class II fructose-bisphosphate aldolase, translating into MKASLKEELIKARNGKYAVPAFNFDNLEMMKGIIEAAEEQKSPVILMVTESAAKYMGIDNVIAFAMDATEKSNVPIILHWDHGFDIKLIKRAIDCGFSSVMLDSSLKPFDENVKETQEIVAYAKAKGVEVESEIGHVGGKEDDRDSKSNGYTDVNEAIEFDKLTQIDALAIAVGTSHGLFKGEIKLQFDLIEEIRSKIETPLVLHGSSQVPLEDLQKAIDLGITKINIGTDLKIACAQGLKDWFEKNPLGFDARQYGRNAINFVKEEAIKKIIAFRSNNKA; encoded by the coding sequence ATGAAAGCAAGTTTGAAAGAAGAATTAATAAAAGCTAGAAATGGTAAGTATGCGGTTCCTGCATTTAACTTTGATAATTTAGAAATGATGAAAGGAATAATTGAAGCTGCAGAAGAACAAAAATCACCAGTTATTTTAATGGTTACTGAAAGTGCTGCAAAATACATGGGGATTGATAATGTTATTGCTTTTGCAATGGATGCAACAGAAAAATCAAACGTTCCAATTATTCTTCATTGAGATCACGGTTTTGATATTAAATTAATTAAAAGAGCAATTGATTGTGGATTTTCAAGTGTAATGTTAGATTCATCACTTAAACCATTTGATGAAAATGTAAAAGAAACACAAGAAATAGTAGCATATGCAAAAGCAAAAGGTGTGGAAGTTGAATCAGAAATCGGTCACGTTGGTGGAAAAGAAGATGATAGAGATTCAAAAAGCAACGGTTATACTGATGTAAACGAAGCCATTGAATTTGATAAATTAACTCAAATAGATGCTCTAGCAATTGCTGTTGGTACAAGTCACGGATTATTTAAAGGAGAAATCAAATTACAATTTGATTTAATTGAAGAAATTAGAAGTAAAATCGAAACACCTCTAGTACTTCACGGTTCAAGCCAAGTTCCTTTAGAAGATTTACAAAAAGCTATTGATTTAGGAATTACAAAAATCAATATTGGAACGGATTTAAAAATAGCTTGTGCGCAAGGACTTAAAGATTGATTTGAAAAAAATCCTTTAGGATTTGATGCAAGACAATACGGAAGAAATGCAATTAATTTTGTAAAAGAAGAGGCTATTAAAAAAATTATAGCTTTTAGATCAAATAACAAAGCATAA
- a CDS encoding DeoR/GlpR family DNA-binding transcription regulator, with protein sequence MLKDERRERIIEIIREKGFVKNVVLSELTNSTIQTIISDVNELHDEGLIMKVYGGAKSLENGVKKTQEPFDEEKSKINLTAKELIAKKAVEQIEDGDLVFLDTGTTTKKMLKFIAKKNVTIVTNGFSIALELIEQDIQVCLVGGTIIPSTHATAGELALKFIDNFHFDKAFIGMNSLDNNKFYTTNIQEATIKERVIKNSGTSFILMDSSKFNSQNRIKVDVKSETSLISENIPPDFKGKYIPA encoded by the coding sequence TTGCTTAAAGATGAAAGAAGAGAAAGAATTATTGAAATAATTAGGGAAAAAGGTTTTGTAAAAAACGTTGTATTATCAGAACTTACAAATTCAACTATACAAACCATAATTAGTGATGTAAACGAATTACATGACGAAGGTTTAATAATGAAGGTGTATGGTGGTGCTAAATCATTGGAAAATGGTGTTAAAAAAACACAAGAACCATTTGATGAAGAAAAAAGTAAGATAAACTTAACTGCAAAAGAATTGATAGCTAAAAAGGCAGTTGAACAAATAGAGGATGGAGATCTAGTGTTTTTAGATACTGGAACAACCACAAAAAAAATGTTAAAGTTTATTGCTAAAAAAAATGTTACAATTGTGACTAATGGTTTTTCAATAGCGCTAGAACTTATTGAACAAGATATCCAGGTTTGTTTGGTTGGAGGAACAATTATTCCTTCAACTCATGCTACCGCTGGAGAATTAGCGTTGAAATTTATCGATAATTTTCATTTTGATAAAGCATTTATCGGAATGAACAGTTTAGATAATAATAAGTTTTATACAACAAATATACAAGAAGCTACAATAAAAGAAAGAGTTATAAAAAACTCAGGAACCTCTTTTATTTTGATGGATTCAAGTAAATTTAATTCGCAAAACAGAATTAAAGTAGATGTTAAAAGTGAAACATCGTTAATAAGCGAGAATATACCCCCCGACTTTAAGGGAAAATATATCCCTGCATAA
- a CDS encoding PTS transporter subunit EIIC, which translates to MGKITKQEMLVENILAKIGGPQNIKDVYHCATRMRITLFDESIVKLSEVKTIENTRGALFANGELQIIIGAEVSSITQLLKTKLKNEEPNFEIKSVFEGKKPPMHKRFLKAVSAIFGPLIPFLIGVGLIMALQQLLIRSKAVSAISDDGVMGVDYNLFDYILNVIAGTGFKMMGAIAMWSTVRYLGGKTPTAIALALIMVSPIIPEAGLHFFSIGNWNITLKPFYSTILVFIVMGVIVAYSQKMLEKYLHPVANFLLNPFLTLLVGGLMAFFVAGPLMGVLENAMLVSFSWFMNLPVGIGAMIVGATWQPLVVLGVHNILFFAAVTELSQAEPVPSIFLAAAFAAAWAQMGATIAVGLKSKKMIDKSAAFSAALPGIISGPTESCIYGVNLPKGKPFFTGVIAGAIGGWLIGIFGVDLDNLAGLGGIVGFLAYSDDLVPAILIDMASLGLGIAITYVFWVEEKSELSLAKKTIKLMNKELCLKGEVDFKAQQLIKLIKKVNTKKLNKDIIEKIDLLKLDLDKPTQQQIESYLNSVKEGQKDSKLKKEIILSLKSVTSDRQKQINEVYEDLTKSILELKELKKITSKCSKTIIQKANYEYKLKRIQEIKEDKLAKSFNKAQTLLASNVVAKRQHGQELLKLQNSFEYKEDKVKMLNEKNNLIEKELNVNNEELAKVTEKYFNKYNDKLSTLEKVTNEDLTNYRDGLFNDIHNLQIKEKLLDPRITTV; encoded by the coding sequence ATGGGTAAAATTACAAAACAAGAAATGCTTGTTGAAAACATACTTGCCAAAATAGGTGGACCACAAAATATTAAAGATGTCTACCATTGTGCAACACGTATGAGAATTACATTATTTGACGAAAGTATTGTAAAACTTAGTGAAGTTAAAACTATTGAAAATACTCGTGGAGCTTTATTTGCTAATGGTGAATTACAAATAATCATTGGTGCTGAAGTTTCAAGTATTACTCAATTACTTAAAACAAAATTAAAAAATGAAGAACCTAATTTTGAAATTAAATCTGTATTTGAAGGTAAAAAACCTCCAATGCATAAAAGATTTTTAAAGGCGGTTTCAGCAATTTTTGGACCATTGATTCCATTCTTAATTGGTGTGGGATTAATTATGGCCTTACAACAATTGCTAATTAGATCAAAAGCTGTAAGTGCCATTAGTGATGATGGTGTTATGGGAGTTGATTACAATTTATTTGATTACATCCTAAATGTAATTGCAGGAACTGGATTCAAAATGATGGGTGCAATTGCAATGTGATCAACAGTTAGATATTTGGGAGGAAAAACACCAACAGCAATTGCATTGGCATTGATTATGGTATCTCCTATCATTCCAGAAGCTGGATTGCATTTCTTCTCAATTGGAAATTGAAATATTACTTTAAAACCATTCTATTCTACTATATTAGTGTTTATAGTAATGGGAGTTATTGTGGCATATTCACAAAAAATGTTAGAAAAATATTTACACCCTGTGGCTAACTTCTTGTTAAATCCATTTTTAACATTATTAGTTGGTGGGTTAATGGCATTTTTCGTAGCAGGACCATTAATGGGAGTGCTAGAAAACGCTATGTTAGTATCATTTAGTTGATTTATGAATCTTCCAGTAGGGATTGGTGCAATGATTGTTGGAGCAACATGACAACCATTAGTTGTTTTAGGTGTGCACAACATATTATTCTTTGCAGCAGTTACAGAGTTAAGTCAAGCAGAACCTGTGCCTTCAATTTTCTTAGCAGCTGCTTTTGCAGCAGCTTGAGCACAAATGGGTGCAACAATTGCTGTTGGACTAAAAAGTAAAAAAATGATAGATAAATCTGCTGCTTTCTCAGCTGCTTTACCTGGTATTATTTCAGGACCAACTGAATCATGTATTTACGGAGTTAATTTACCAAAAGGAAAACCATTCTTCACAGGAGTTATCGCTGGAGCAATTGGTGGATGATTAATCGGTATCTTTGGAGTTGATTTAGATAACTTAGCTGGTCTTGGAGGAATAGTTGGTTTCCTAGCTTATTCAGATGATTTAGTGCCAGCCATCCTAATTGATATGGCTTCACTTGGATTAGGTATTGCTATAACTTATGTATTCTGAGTAGAAGAAAAATCAGAATTAAGTTTAGCTAAAAAAACTATTAAATTAATGAATAAAGAATTATGTCTAAAAGGAGAAGTTGACTTTAAAGCTCAACAACTTATAAAATTAATTAAAAAAGTTAACACTAAAAAATTAAATAAAGACATTATTGAAAAAATAGACTTACTTAAATTGGATCTAGATAAGCCAACACAACAACAAATAGAATCATATTTAAATAGTGTAAAAGAAGGTCAAAAAGATTCAAAATTGAAAAAGGAAATTATTTTAAGTCTAAAATCTGTTACATCAGATAGACAAAAACAAATTAATGAGGTTTATGAAGATTTAACAAAATCAATTTTAGAACTTAAAGAACTTAAAAAAATTACAAGTAAATGTAGTAAAACAATTATTCAAAAAGCTAATTACGAATATAAATTGAAAAGAATTCAAGAAATTAAAGAAGATAAATTAGCAAAATCATTTAACAAAGCTCAAACATTGTTAGCAAGTAACGTGGTGGCAAAAAGACAACACGGTCAAGAACTTTTAAAACTTCAAAATTCATTCGAATATAAAGAAGATAAAGTTAAAATGTTAAATGAAAAAAATAATTTAATAGAAAAAGAATTAAATGTAAACAATGAAGAGTTAGCAAAAGTTACTGAAAAATACTTTAACAAGTACAATGACAAACTGTCAACTCTAGAAAAAGTAACCAATGAAGATCTAACAAATTATAGAGATGGGTTATTTAACGATATTCATAATTTACAAATTAAAGAAAAACTTTTAGACCCTAGAATCACTACTGTTTAA
- a CDS encoding 1-phosphofructokinase family hexose kinase, whose protein sequence is MKNKIYIISLSPSLDYIVKFDNLKIGETNRPIETEIYAAGKGIHMSMLLNNIGVDNESIVFTNGEFESFFYNDLDKIGIKYKKFPSEGDIRINLKLIDDNQTECSAKSPMILEENIERLFNYLEKNVNPNDYVIAAGSVPQGVDSDIYARIVNKVNNLKAFCVIDAFGEALNNAIKERPFLIKPNKTELELTTGIKINSETDLIKAAEKLLHEGVKNVLISMGEEGAVFINETTKVKCEIGSWNKKLVNAAGAGDSMMAGFVAKWIETNDIEASLKNGIICGSATAFSNKIATHNLIKELESASTLKVEKL, encoded by the coding sequence ATGAAAAATAAAATATACATAATTTCTCTTAGTCCTTCATTGGATTACATTGTTAAGTTTGATAATTTAAAAATTGGAGAAACTAATAGACCTATAGAAACAGAAATATATGCTGCAGGAAAAGGTATTCATATGTCTATGTTATTGAATAACATTGGTGTTGATAATGAATCTATAGTTTTTACAAATGGAGAATTTGAAAGTTTCTTCTATAATGATTTAGATAAAATAGGGATTAAATATAAAAAGTTTCCATCAGAGGGAGATATCAGAATTAATTTAAAACTAATTGATGATAATCAAACTGAGTGTAGCGCAAAGAGTCCTATGATTCTTGAAGAAAATATTGAAAGATTATTTAATTATTTAGAGAAAAATGTAAATCCAAACGACTATGTTATTGCTGCAGGAAGTGTACCGCAAGGAGTTGATTCAGATATTTATGCAAGAATAGTTAATAAAGTAAATAATTTAAAGGCGTTTTGTGTAATAGATGCTTTTGGTGAAGCTCTAAATAACGCTATTAAGGAAAGGCCATTCTTAATAAAACCTAATAAAACTGAACTTGAATTGACTACAGGGATTAAAATTAATAGCGAGACAGATCTTATAAAAGCTGCTGAAAAACTTTTACATGAAGGAGTTAAAAATGTATTAATTTCGATGGGTGAAGAAGGCGCGGTATTTATAAACGAAACCACTAAGGTAAAATGTGAGATTGGCAGTTGAAATAAAAAACTTGTCAATGCAGCTGGAGCTGGAGACAGCATGATGGCTGGTTTTGTCGCTAAATGAATTGAAACAAATGATATAGAAGCTTCATTAAAAAACGGGATTATTTGTGGAAGTGCAACAGCATTTTCGAATAAAATAGCTACTCATAATTTAATAAAAGAACTTGAAAGTGCTTCTACTTTGAAAGTTGAAAAATTATAA
- the alsS gene encoding acetolactate synthase AlsS: MKKNTGASLVADTLINHGVEYVFTVPGAKIDKVIDELDNRKDKIKMIVCRHEQNAALIAQGIGRISGKPGVVLVTSGPGVSNLATGLVTATSESDPVLAIGGNVKRRDANKRRHQAMANVAAMAPLTKFAEEVEAADSMAEVLSNAYRSANSGRKGAAFVSIPMDVSTDETEFEPMSPSIVTKMGHANIELMEKLIEDIKNAKLPVLLLGMRSSDDPTVAAIRELLSVVKLPVVETFQGAGIIPRHLEDTFFGRVGLFKNQPGDLLLDKSDLVIAVGYDPIEYDPEVWNKDVNKKIYHIDSVLSEVDNFYKPHVELIGSIKRTIKKMACMLKEEKYELSDENNKFLEQLKGKFENITKLFKYRDNITHPLQLMWRLRQLIDDESFTSIDNNTLITTDVGSIYIWMARNFKSYEPRKLLFSNGMQTLGVALPWAIAGSLLNPGKKVISMSGDGGFLFSGQELETAVREKLNITHIIWNDNSYNMVDFQQVAKYGKSAAVELGPVDFAKYAEAFGAKGFDVKSPDELESVLREALSYEGVAIVNVPIDYTDNGILGNMLLEGVD, from the coding sequence ATGAAAAAAAATACAGGAGCTTCTTTGGTAGCAGATACACTAATTAATCACGGAGTTGAATATGTGTTTACTGTACCAGGAGCAAAAATTGATAAAGTTATCGATGAATTAGATAATAGAAAAGACAAAATTAAAATGATAGTTTGTCGTCATGAACAAAATGCTGCTTTAATAGCACAAGGAATTGGAAGAATTTCAGGAAAACCAGGAGTTGTTCTTGTAACTTCAGGTCCAGGGGTTTCAAACTTAGCTACAGGTCTTGTAACAGCTACAAGTGAATCTGACCCAGTTTTAGCAATTGGAGGTAACGTTAAAAGACGTGACGCAAACAAAAGACGTCACCAAGCAATGGCAAACGTTGCTGCAATGGCACCTTTAACAAAATTCGCAGAAGAGGTAGAAGCTGCAGATAGTATGGCAGAAGTGCTTTCAAATGCATATAGAAGTGCAAATTCAGGTAGAAAAGGAGCTGCATTTGTTTCTATTCCAATGGACGTTTCAACTGATGAAACAGAATTTGAACCAATGAGCCCTTCAATAGTTACAAAAATGGGACATGCAAATATCGAATTAATGGAAAAATTAATAGAAGATATTAAAAACGCTAAATTACCAGTTTTACTATTAGGAATGAGATCAAGTGATGATCCAACTGTTGCTGCAATTCGTGAATTGTTATCGGTTGTTAAATTACCAGTTGTAGAAACTTTCCAAGGAGCTGGAATTATTCCAAGACACTTAGAAGATACATTCTTTGGTAGAGTTGGTTTATTTAAAAATCAACCTGGAGATTTATTGTTAGATAAATCAGATCTTGTAATTGCTGTTGGTTATGACCCAATTGAATATGACCCAGAAGTTTGAAATAAAGATGTAAACAAAAAAATATATCACATCGATTCAGTTTTATCAGAAGTTGACAACTTCTATAAACCTCATGTTGAATTAATTGGAAGCATTAAAAGAACTATCAAAAAAATGGCTTGTATGTTAAAAGAAGAAAAATACGAATTATCAGATGAAAACAATAAATTCTTAGAACAATTAAAAGGGAAATTTGAAAATATAACAAAACTATTCAAATATAGAGATAATATTACTCACCCATTACAATTAATGTGAAGATTAAGACAATTAATTGATGATGAAAGTTTTACAAGTATTGATAACAATACTTTAATCACAACTGATGTTGGTTCAATTTATATTTGAATGGCAAGAAACTTCAAATCTTATGAACCAAGAAAATTATTATTCTCAAATGGTATGCAAACTCTTGGGGTAGCTTTACCTTGAGCAATAGCAGGTTCATTGTTAAATCCTGGTAAAAAAGTAATTTCAATGTCTGGAGATGGTGGTTTCTTGTTTAGTGGACAAGAACTTGAAACAGCTGTGAGAGAAAAATTAAACATTACTCACATTATTTGAAATGATAATTCATATAACATGGTTGATTTCCAACAAGTTGCAAAATATGGTAAATCTGCAGCTGTTGAATTAGGACCAGTTGATTTTGCAAAATATGCTGAAGCATTCGGTGCAAAAGGATTTGATGTTAAATCACCAGATGAGTTAGAAAGTGTTTTAAGAGAAGCACTTTCTTATGAAGGTGTAGCTATAGTAAATGTGCCAATTGATTACACAGATAATGGAATTTTAGGAAACATGCTTTTAGAAGGAGTTGACTAA
- the budA gene encoding acetolactate decarboxylase, with the protein MPTKLFQYSTITSLMHGNYDGEINFKDFKTKGDFGLGTFEGLDGEMIVLDKNFYQTQMDGSLSVINESYTSPFLSICNFVEDEKMELNGLNVDQVMEEIEKGETSKIIAIKIEGEFETITTRSVKKQEKPYKKMFEIKDVQQTVTFENNKGTIVGFYTPKYLNTVGVEGVHFHYVTSELTSGGHVLEFKMKNAILTKSYIDEIELKLGKASFGQEDIQEHIKKLEGNN; encoded by the coding sequence ATGCCAACAAAATTATTTCAATACTCAACAATTACCAGTTTAATGCACGGTAATTATGATGGAGAAATCAATTTTAAAGATTTTAAAACTAAAGGAGACTTTGGTTTAGGAACTTTTGAAGGACTAGATGGAGAAATGATAGTTCTGGATAAAAACTTTTATCAAACTCAAATGGATGGTAGTTTAAGTGTGATTAATGAATCATACACTTCTCCGTTTTTATCAATTTGTAATTTTGTAGAAGACGAAAAAATGGAATTAAATGGACTTAACGTTGATCAAGTTATGGAAGAAATTGAAAAAGGAGAAACTTCAAAAATTATTGCTATAAAAATTGAAGGAGAGTTTGAAACAATAACCACTAGATCTGTTAAAAAACAAGAAAAACCATACAAAAAAATGTTTGAAATTAAAGACGTTCAACAAACAGTTACTTTCGAAAATAACAAAGGAACTATTGTGGGTTTTTATACTCCTAAATACTTAAATACAGTTGGTGTTGAAGGAGTTCATTTTCATTATGTTACTAGCGAACTTACAAGCGGAGGCCATGTTCTTGAATTTAAAATGAAAAACGCAATATTAACAAAAAGTTATATTGATGAAATTGAATTAAAACTTGGAAAAGCCAGTTTTGGTCAAGAAGATATCCAAGAACATATCAAAAAACTTGAAGGTAATAATTAA
- a CDS encoding FAD-dependent oxidoreductase has product MKTIVIGTNHAGTTAVRTLKRLNPDMEITTYDRNDNISFLGCGIALWVKGEVKDPNGLFYASPEILTNEGINVKMEHEWVSIDSDKKTVKVKDLKTGETFDDNYDKLIIATGTWPLTPPIPGIDLEGVQICKNYHHAQAIKAANNDKNIKKVAVVGAGYIGVELVDAFKEAGKEVCLIDVADRIMPLYYDQEFSSLVENEMTKNGVKLALGQGVTKFEGVDGKVTKVITDKEEIDVDYVVFSVGVKPQTQQLEGVIDLDERGAIKVNEFMQTTNPDIYAVGDCAQVYNVSLKKDTQIALATTAVRTGIMAAYNIVKNNELTSPGFTGANGIEVFGWKMAAVGVSKAAADRFGIEVEEKTFKDSDRPEFMSTYKDVWIKIIWEKDSRRIIGAQVASENNHTEVMYMFALAVQKGLTIDELPLVDIFFLPHFNKPYNFITLASLEVLGLNYFKK; this is encoded by the coding sequence ATGAAAACTATAGTAATAGGTACAAACCACGCTGGTACAACAGCTGTAAGAACTCTAAAGAGATTAAATCCTGATATGGAAATCACAACTTACGATAGAAATGATAACATTTCTTTCCTAGGGTGTGGAATTGCTCTTTGAGTTAAGGGAGAAGTTAAAGATCCAAACGGACTATTTTACGCTTCACCAGAAATCCTTACAAATGAAGGGATTAATGTAAAAATGGAACACGAATGAGTTTCAATCGACAGTGATAAAAAAACTGTTAAAGTTAAAGACTTAAAAACAGGAGAAACTTTTGATGATAATTACGATAAATTAATTATTGCAACAGGAACTTGACCTTTAACACCACCAATTCCTGGAATTGATTTAGAAGGAGTTCAAATTTGTAAAAACTACCACCATGCACAAGCAATTAAGGCAGCAAATAATGATAAAAACATCAAAAAAGTTGCAGTTGTTGGAGCTGGATACATTGGGGTTGAATTAGTTGACGCATTTAAAGAAGCTGGAAAAGAAGTTTGTTTAATTGACGTTGCAGATAGAATTATGCCTCTATACTACGACCAAGAATTTAGTTCATTAGTTGAAAATGAAATGACTAAAAATGGAGTTAAATTAGCTTTAGGTCAAGGAGTTACTAAATTCGAAGGTGTTGATGGAAAAGTTACAAAAGTAATTACAGACAAAGAAGAAATTGATGTAGATTACGTTGTATTTTCAGTTGGGGTTAAACCTCAAACTCAACAACTTGAAGGAGTTATCGACCTTGATGAAAGAGGAGCTATCAAAGTTAATGAATTTATGCAAACAACAAACCCTGATATTTATGCAGTTGGTGATTGTGCACAAGTTTACAACGTTTCACTTAAAAAAGATACACAAATCGCTTTAGCAACAACAGCTGTAAGAACTGGAATAATGGCAGCTTACAACATTGTTAAAAATAACGAACTTACAAGCCCAGGATTTACAGGAGCTAACGGAATTGAAGTGTTTGGATGAAAAATGGCAGCTGTTGGAGTTTCAAAAGCTGCAGCTGATAGATTTGGAATTGAAGTTGAAGAAAAAACTTTCAAAGACAGTGATCGTCCTGAATTTATGTCAACATACAAAGATGTTTGAATTAAAATTATATGAGAAAAAGATTCAAGAAGAATTATTGGAGCACAAGTTGCATCAGAAAACAATCATACAGAAGTTATGTATATGTTTGCTCTTGCAGTTCAAAAAGGACTTACAATTGATGAATTACCATTAGTTGACATCTTCTTCTTACCTCACTTTAACAAACCATATAACTTTATTACACTAGCTAGTCTTGAAGTATTAGGACTTAACTACTTTAAAAAATAA